A single region of the Hylaeus volcanicus isolate JK05 chromosome 5, UHH_iyHylVolc1.0_haploid, whole genome shotgun sequence genome encodes:
- the LOC128877394 gene encoding uncharacterized protein LOC128877394 isoform X2, which translates to MASMCGSTKSYPAINTGSYYRPGAYPYQNDYYLPPRSTWSRVSPQQSKKQRGSTTWKVGSAMLIISAMLVLIAVFAIAGLALWMGALRTDSKNAIVGFTCTFRVAKGEKYNPMLKLNTSMVFREKERKYKNIFELLFRRSVLGTAYQKTVIDKFENGVLKVFFRIYLDRRKIPRSITNIEDTIEDIIAKETYSTSSLFKDMELDLTTISVKRINQDSSGSQKQSQQRNAMITKNGLLRPSRNNTLITSPKSKTKPTKPESSEPEIDFSNIPTIQGTYKATKVNATSQNKANATESVKTQPDAKNSTKGPLALEETTIKSSAAVTEEPTRSNAHTVPIKIKQKVNYTANNERRNETIQESTTRVPTSTMAPTRIEAEDIFKDFRKPDLEMSPWKPIIPYVNTELKLLPGNVETTNNKVNYSNTKPGEAFVPESTVKAPQHTVQSAIPESTTSKTWLPEPPENSFADVPGMSTFDTGDSDFPHDRIVPQEMVNFRVNGKFKNKIPGLMEDGQIFTMPPKMDEIEKPEIEVSGQLPAETYDIKLRTSAQPEKMEFSFTKPYRSTNENETGWRVPSSRISYTNTAAGQQESVGQLENLKHSQKTVDQSSVDTEKENSSNFMSSSSTPRWNVQKPTEPSVEFTTKISRVGVAEPVPDADIELEPRNRYSDIQAVTKHNSNALQDRKVDKTAQEPVYTSYKTPDLNGAGFRPSLIENSGTLKPFRHTIPVDKIASVVNDKEDTLSKQKTNAVTDSIINGEEKFVEEAQSTRTGSNSQKNGSQELPNLEKVVEIETFFEDQGGGFEANIPADHEKLELSERVTSTESNSQGMIDDEKFLKMSTTEVYSEVIHPSYNNVDRLILKNEDTKQTPPEKITPNVSRNSTFIEIDTLKHTPGEVENSSWSESRPSTEVESDLASNGTMNRPGSLETRKKIYNDTLKAYVVENLVTLAPVKSNTAIGRPVRPRPKVDSQKVSKNVEKSTNRSTTDDAILLEQLFGVQNRARNTTKRENSGDGYPRIEQIIEVVTSISTKISSNIKENPVVLKLVVTNSTSLPVIHSELQEEEASTPRVSVQEKLSVGENREENRSFKDETAVEDSNKGDKIEKTPSLTGTEAQTIQTSDRKISAIENRFLLEKLKQLAEIGTDDKPAKSSKNHSRPIGTSQPHVSKGQETRPFLDFEKLKEIADIATGNKTLMNSTAGFTMTRDGVEIFTKILTKVEDRGDKMISTTEKSIETDDCFGFLCRDGKCLPSSGRCNMLGECSNSEDEANCTCADFLKAQLLHQKICDGVADCWDYSDETDCDWCEEGQFVCGNSRSCVDQDKVCNGFADCPEGEDEKKCAALIEDDAIPNHEKTSASSKYENNFEPTVTEDYALPQEYFSEIESSTDKDVVFDQEAVESSISESTTIRASKSNVQLDKIITTKNESTVKEGTVFDNRERSNATILVSGREISSNTKDVLAHGNSIHVNTKNNEAMTTNNVKKEINNYNEKGYINIRKNGKWGKLCLSGMDDLLQERQATWTIEDLGRAVCKAITYQDYETVEKVLDERPTSSRSYYTLSYNEKSLDKTILTFKPSECPSGEILRVKCKNLECGIRTQAPSQARIVGGGSSSAGSWPWQVALYKEGDYQCGGALISDRWVVSAAHCFYHAQDKYWVARIGATRRGSFPSPYEQVLRLDHISLHPEYIDNGFINDIAMLRLEEQVVFSDYVRPICLPETEPKSGTMCTVTGWGQLFEIGRIFPDTLQEVQLPVISTEECRRKTLFLPLYRITSGMLCAGLQNGGRDACLGDSGGPLVCSGSDNKYTLHGITSNGYGCARPGRPGVYTKVHHYLPWMEHTISRKDIRSSIASCKGHRCPLGECLPKSRVCNEFLECSDGSNERNCPVNL; encoded by the exons aacgattattatttaccaCCACGGTCGACATGGTCCAGAGTGTCTCCACAGCAAAGCAAGAAACAAAGAGGCAGTACCACGTGGAAAGTTGGCAGCGCAATGCTAATAATCTCCGCCATGCTAGTATTAATCGCCGTCTTCGCGATCGCTGGGCTAGCGTTATGGATGGGAG CTCTTCGGACAGACTCAAAAAATG CGATCGTTGGATTCACGTGCACCTTCAGGGTGGCCAAAGGTGAAAAATACAATCCcatgttgaaattaaatacgagCATGGTGTTTCGTGAGAAGGAacgaaaatataagaatata TTCGAGCTCCTATTTAGAAGGAGCGTGTTGGGCACCGCTTATCAGAAGACCGTCATAGACAAATTCGAAAACGGTGTTCTGAAAGTCTTCTTCAGGATATATCTGGACAGGAGGAAGATACCACGATCGATCACGAATATCGAGGATACGATCGAAGACATTATCGCGAAGGAGACGTACTCGACGTCATCCCTGTTTAAGGACATGGAATTGGACCTCACCACGATATCAGTGAAAA GAATAAATCAAGATTCATCTGGAAGTCAGAAACAGTCGCAGCAGAGGAACGCGATGATCACCAAGAACGGACTTCTGCGTCCAAGTCGAAACAATACGCTGATAACAAGCCCGAAATCAAAAACGAAACCGACCAAGCCAGAGTCTAGCGAGCCCGAAATCGATTTCAGCAATATACCTACGATTCAGGGCACATACAAAGCAACAAAAGTGAACGCCACGTCTCAAAACAAGGCCAACGCCACCGAGAGTGTTAAAACGCAGCCCGACGCGAAGAACAGTACCAAGGGACCGTTAGCTCTCGAGGAAACTACGATTAAGTCCTCCGCGGCGGTAACGGAGGAGCCAACTCGCAGCAACGCGCACACTGTACCCATTAAAATCAAACAGAAGGTCAATTACACCGCAAACAACGAACGGCGCAACGAAACTATCCAAGAATCTACCACGAGAGTCCCAACGTCCACGATGGCTCCCACTCGAATCGAAGCTGAGGACATTTTCAAGGATTTCCGCAAGCCAGACTTGGAGATGTCACCGTGGAAGCCGATCATACCCTACGTGAACACGGAATTGAAATTACTGCCTGGTAATGTCGAAACGACGAACAACAAAGTGAATTACAGCAATACGAAACCTGGGGAAGCATTTGTCCCCGAGTCAACGGTGAAAGCTCCTCAGCACACCGTACAAAGTGCAATTCCTGAGTCGACTACGTCGAAAACGTGGCTCCCAGAACCGCCGGAGAACTCTTTCGCGGACGTTCCCGGGATGAGCACGTTCGACACGGGCGACAGCGACTTTCCGCACGACAGAATCGTGCCCCAGGAGATGGTGAACTTCCGGGTGAATGGGAAATTCAAGAACAAGATACCAGGACTAATGGAGGACGGACAGATCTTCACTATGCCTCCGAAAATGGACGAGATCGAGAAACCGGAAATAGAAGTCTCGGGTCAGTTGCCGGCGGAGACGTACGACATCAAGCTTCGAACCTCTGCTCAGCCCGAGAAAATGGAGTTTTCGTTCACTAAACCGTACAGGTCCACCAATGAGAACGAGACCGGATGGAGAGTCCCTAGTTCGCGGATTTCGTACACAAACACGGCAGCTGGACAACAGGAATCTGTCGGTCAATTAGAAAACCTAAAACATAGCCAAAAGACAGTGGACCAAAGTTCTGTTGACACGGAAAAGGAGAATTCGAGTAATTTCATGTCGAGTTCAAGTACTCCCAGGTGGAACGTGCAGAAACCCACCGAACCGAGCGTGGAGTTCACCACGAAAATCTCGAGGGTAGGGGTAGCAGAGCCCGTTCCCGACGCAGACATCGAACTGGAGCCTAGGAATCGATACTCGGACATCCAAGCCGTCACCAAGCACAATAGTAACGCTTTGCAGGACAGAAAGGTTGACAAAACTGCCCAGGAGCCAGTCTACACGAGCTACAAGACACCTGATCTCAACGGTGCTGGCTTCAGGCCGAGTCTAATCGAAAACTCTGGAACGCTGAAACCCTTCAGGCACACGATACCTGTTGACAAAATCGCGTCGGTTGTGAACGATAAAGAGGACACCTTGTCGAAGCAAAAGACCAACGCCGTGACGGACAGTATAATCAACGGCGAGGAGAAATTTGTCGAGGAGGCTCAGAGTACGAGGACTGGGAGCAATTCACAGAAGAATGGGTCGCAAGAGTTGCCGAACCTGGAAAAAGTTGTGGAGATAGAGACATTCTTCGAAGACCAGGGCGGTGGCTTCGAAGCGAATATTCCAGCGGATCACGAAAAGCTCGAGCTGTCCGAACGCGTAACGTCGACGGAATCGAACAGTCAGGGTATGATAGACGACGAGAAATTCTTGAAGATGAGCACGACGGAGGTTTACTCGGAAGTGATTCATCCATCGTATAACAACGTGGACAGACTGATTCTAAAGAACGAAGACACCAAGCAAACGCCACCAGAAAAGATAACGCCGAACGTGTCGAGAAACTCCACCTTCATTGAAATCGACACCCTGAAGCACACTCCTGGAGAAGTCGAAAACAGCAGTTGGTCGGAAAGTAGACCGTCTACAGAAGTCGAATCGGACCTGGCCTCTAATGGAACCATGAATCGACCTGGATCGCTGGAGACCCGGAAGAAGATCTACAACGATACTTTGAAGGCCTACGTGGTGGAAAACTTGGTCACCCTGGCACCTGTCAAGAGTAACACTGCCATTGGCAGACCTGTGAGGCCGAGACCCAAGGTGGATAGCCAGAAAGTATCGAAGAACGTCGAGAAATCCACGAACCGAAGTACGACGGACGATGCCATACTTCTTGAGCAGTTGTTCGGCGTTCAGAATCGCGCTAGGAACACGACAAAACGCGAAAACTCCGGCGACGGATATCCCAGAATAGAACAGATAATAGAAGTGGTGACGTCCATCAGCACTAAAATATCCTCGAACATTAAAGAGAATCCTGTCGTATTGAAACTTGTGGTTACCAATTCCACTTCTCTTCCAGTGATACATTCGGAACTCCAGGAAGAGGAAGCGTCGACTCCGCGAGTATCGGTACAAGAAAAACTTTCCGTGGGTGAGAATCGAGAAGAGAATCGTTCTTTTAAAGACGAAACGGCGGTGGAAGATTCAAACAAAGgagataaaatagaaaagacgCCTTCCTTGACGGGTACGGAGGCGCAAACAATACAGACGTCGGACAGGAAGATCTCCGCGATCGagaatcgatttttgttggaaaaacTGAAACAATTAGCCGAGATAGGAACAGATGACAAGCCAGCGAAGAGCAGCAAGAATCATTCGAGACCGATCGGAACGTCGCAGCCTCACGTTTCGAAGGGACAGGAAACTCGGCCGTTTCTCGACTTTGAGAAGCTGAAGGAAATCGCGGACATCGCCACTGGAAACAAGACCCTCATGAACTCGACCGCGGGGTTCACGATGACTCGCGACGGGGTCGAGATATTCACCAAGATTCTGACCAAGGTCGAAGACCGCGGCGATAAGATGATTTCTACCACAGAGAAAAGTATAGAAACTG ACGATTGTTTCGGTTTCCTATGCAGAGACGGAAAATGTCTGCCCTCCAGCGGCAGATGCAACATGCTGGGTGAATGCTCGAATTCGGAAGACGAAGCCAACTGCACGTGCGCCGACTTTTTAAAAGCGCAGCTCCTCCACCAGAAAATTTGCGACGGTGTGGCCGACTGCTGGGACTATTCGGACGAAACAGACTGCG ACTGGTGCGAGGAGGGGCAATTCGTTTGCGGTAACAGCCGATCTTGCGTGGATCAAGACAAGGTGTGCAATGGCTTCGCGGACTGCCCCGAAGGAGAGGACGAAAAAAAGTGTGCCGCACTCATAGAAGACGATGCAATACCAAACCACGAGAAAACAAGTGCGTCCTCGAAATATGAGAATAATTTTGAGCCTACCGTGACCGAAGACTACGCACTCCCGCAGGAATATTTTTCCGAAATAGAATCCAGCACTGACAAGGACGTCGTCTTCGATCAAGAAGCAGTCGAGTCTTCCATCTCGGAATCGACGACCATCCGCGCATCCAAGAGCAACGTTCAACTGGACAAAATTATAACCACGAAGAACGAGTCAACGGTTAAAGAAGGAACGGTTTTCGATAATCGTGAGCGATCTAACGCCACTATCCTCGTATCTGGAAGGGAAATATCGTCAAACACGAAAGATGTTTTGGCTCACGGGAACTCGATCCATGTGAATACGAAAAATAACGAGGCTATGACCACGAACAATGTCAAGAAGgaaattaacaattacaacGAAAAGGGTTACATAAACATACGAAAGAACGGGAAATGGGGGAAATTGTGTTTAAGCGGGATGGATGATCTGTTGCAAGAGAGACAGGCTACCTGGACCATCGAAGATCTTGGCAGAGCGGTTTGCAAGGCGATTACGTATCA AGATTACGAGACAGTCGAAAAGGTATTGGACGAAAGGCCAACGTCCAGTCGCTCGTATTACACGTTGTCGTACAACGAGAAATCTCTGGACAAAACGATCCTGACTTTCAAACCATCCGAATGCCCGAGCGGCGAGATTCTCAGGGTCAAGTGCAAGAACCTTGAGTGCGGAATAAGAACGCAGGCACCATCGCAGGCCAG GATAGTCGGAGGTGGTAGCTCTTCGGCTGGAAGTTGGCCGTGGCAAGTGGCTCTCTACAAGGAAGGTGATTATCAATGCGGCGGTGCTCTCATCAGCGACAGATGGGTCGTATCCGCAGCGCATTGCTTTTATCA TGCTCAAGATAAATATTGGGTGGCTAGAATCGGAGCAACGCGTCGGGGGAGTTTCCCGAGTCCTTACGAACAAGTGTTACGTTTGGACCACATATCCTTGCATCCCGAGTACATTGACAACGGATTTATAAACGATATAGCGATGCTGAGGCTCGAAGAGCAGGTGGTATTCAGCGACTACGTTAGACCGATATGTCTTCCTGAAACAGAGCCAAAAAGTGGTACTATGTGTACCGTGACGGGATGGGGACAACTGTTTGAGATTGGAAGAATATTTC cgGATACGTTGCAAGAGGTACAACTACCTGTAATCTCGACGGAGGAGTGTCGAAGGAAGACTCTGTTCCTTCCTTTATACAGGATCACATCGGGAATGCTGTGCGCAGGATTACAGAATGGAGGAAGAGATGCTTGTTTAGGAGACAGTGGTGGACCTCTGGTTTGCTCGGGATCGGACAACAAGTACACTCTTCATG GTATTACTTCGAACGGTTACGGTTGCGCAAGACCAGGGAGACCTGGAGTCTACACGAAAGTTCATCATTACCTCCCTTGGATGGAGCATACAATTTCGAGAAAAGACATACGATCATCGATAGCGTCCTGCAAGGGCCATCGATGTCCACTTGGTGAATGTTTACCAAAATCTCGAGTAtgcaatgaatttttagaatgCTCGGACGGTAGCAATGAACGTAATTGTCCTGTTAACTTATAA
- the LOC128877394 gene encoding uncharacterized protein LOC128877394 isoform X1, which yields MASMCGSTKSYPAINTGSYYRPGAYPYQNDYYLPPRSTWSRVSPQQSKKQRGSTTWKVGSAMLIISAMLVLIAVFAIAGLALWMGALRTDSKNAIVGFTCTFRVAKGEKYNPMLKLNTSMVFREKERKYKNIFELLFRRSVLGTAYQKTVIDKFENGVLKVFFRIYLDRRKIPRSITNIEDTIEDIIAKETYSTSSLFKDMELDLTTISVKRINQDSSGSQKQSQQRNAMITKNGLLRPSRNNTLITSPKSKTKPTKPESSEPEIDFSNIPTIQGTYKATKVNATSQNKANATESVKTQPDAKNSTKGPLALEETTIKSSAAVTEEPTRSNAHTVPIKIKQKVNYTANNERRNETIQESTTRVPTSTMAPTRIEAEDIFKDFRKPDLEMSPWKPIIPYVNTELKLLPGNVETTNNKVNYSNTKPGEAFVPESTVKAPQHTVQSAIPESTTSKTWLPEPPENSFADVPGMSTFDTGDSDFPHDRIVPQEMVNFRVNGKFKNKIPGLMEDGQIFTMPPKMDEIEKPEIEVSGQLPAETYDIKLRTSAQPEKMEFSFTKPYRSTNENETGWRVPSSRISYTNTAAGQQESVGQLENLKHSQKTVDQSSVDTEKENSSNFMSSSSTPRWNVQKPTEPSVEFTTKISRVGVAEPVPDADIELEPRNRYSDIQAVTKHNSNALQDRKVDKTAQEPVYTSYKTPDLNGAGFRPSLIENSGTLKPFRHTIPVDKIASVVNDKEDTLSKQKTNAVTDSIINGEEKFVEEAQSTRTGSNSQKNGSQELPNLEKVVEIETFFEDQGGGFEANIPADHEKLELSERVTSTESNSQGMIDDEKFLKMSTTEVYSEVIHPSYNNVDRLILKNEDTKQTPPEKITPNVSRNSTFIEIDTLKHTPGEVENSSWSESRPSTEVESDLASNGTMNRPGSLETRKKIYNDTLKAYVVENLVTLAPVKSNTAIGRPVRPRPKVDSQKVSKNVEKSTNRSTTDDAILLEQLFGVQNRARNTTKRENSGDGYPRIEQIIEVVTSISTKISSNIKENPVVLKLVVTNSTSLPVIHSELQEEEASTPRVSVQEKLSVGENREENRSFKDETAVEDSNKGDKIEKTPSLTGTEAQTIQTSDRKISAIENRFLLEKLKQLAEIGTDDKPAKSSKNHSRPIGTSQPHVSKGQETRPFLDFEKLKEIADIATGNKTLMNSTAGFTMTRDGVEIFTKILTKVEDRGDKMISTTEKSIETDDCFGFLCRDGKCLPSSGRCNMLGECSNSEDEANCTCADFLKAQLLHQKICDGVADCWDYSDETDCDWCEEGQFVCGNSRSCVDQDKVCNGFADCPEGEDEKKCAALIEDDAIPNHEKTSASSKYENNFEPTVTEDYALPQEYFSEIESSTDKDVVFDQEAVESSISESTTIRASKSNVQLDKIITTKNESTVKEGTVFDNRERSNATILVSGREISSNTKDVLAHGNSIHVNTKNNEAMTTNNVKKEINNYNEKGYINIRKNGKWGKLCLSGMDDLLQERQATWTIEDLGRAVCKAITYQDYETVEKVLDERPTSSRSYYTLSYNEKSLDKTILTFKPSECPSGEILRVKCKNLECGIRTQAPSQARSNVSRRSRIVGGGSSSAGSWPWQVALYKEGDYQCGGALISDRWVVSAAHCFYHAQDKYWVARIGATRRGSFPSPYEQVLRLDHISLHPEYIDNGFINDIAMLRLEEQVVFSDYVRPICLPETEPKSGTMCTVTGWGQLFEIGRIFPDTLQEVQLPVISTEECRRKTLFLPLYRITSGMLCAGLQNGGRDACLGDSGGPLVCSGSDNKYTLHGITSNGYGCARPGRPGVYTKVHHYLPWMEHTISRKDIRSSIASCKGHRCPLGECLPKSRVCNEFLECSDGSNERNCPVNL from the exons aacgattattatttaccaCCACGGTCGACATGGTCCAGAGTGTCTCCACAGCAAAGCAAGAAACAAAGAGGCAGTACCACGTGGAAAGTTGGCAGCGCAATGCTAATAATCTCCGCCATGCTAGTATTAATCGCCGTCTTCGCGATCGCTGGGCTAGCGTTATGGATGGGAG CTCTTCGGACAGACTCAAAAAATG CGATCGTTGGATTCACGTGCACCTTCAGGGTGGCCAAAGGTGAAAAATACAATCCcatgttgaaattaaatacgagCATGGTGTTTCGTGAGAAGGAacgaaaatataagaatata TTCGAGCTCCTATTTAGAAGGAGCGTGTTGGGCACCGCTTATCAGAAGACCGTCATAGACAAATTCGAAAACGGTGTTCTGAAAGTCTTCTTCAGGATATATCTGGACAGGAGGAAGATACCACGATCGATCACGAATATCGAGGATACGATCGAAGACATTATCGCGAAGGAGACGTACTCGACGTCATCCCTGTTTAAGGACATGGAATTGGACCTCACCACGATATCAGTGAAAA GAATAAATCAAGATTCATCTGGAAGTCAGAAACAGTCGCAGCAGAGGAACGCGATGATCACCAAGAACGGACTTCTGCGTCCAAGTCGAAACAATACGCTGATAACAAGCCCGAAATCAAAAACGAAACCGACCAAGCCAGAGTCTAGCGAGCCCGAAATCGATTTCAGCAATATACCTACGATTCAGGGCACATACAAAGCAACAAAAGTGAACGCCACGTCTCAAAACAAGGCCAACGCCACCGAGAGTGTTAAAACGCAGCCCGACGCGAAGAACAGTACCAAGGGACCGTTAGCTCTCGAGGAAACTACGATTAAGTCCTCCGCGGCGGTAACGGAGGAGCCAACTCGCAGCAACGCGCACACTGTACCCATTAAAATCAAACAGAAGGTCAATTACACCGCAAACAACGAACGGCGCAACGAAACTATCCAAGAATCTACCACGAGAGTCCCAACGTCCACGATGGCTCCCACTCGAATCGAAGCTGAGGACATTTTCAAGGATTTCCGCAAGCCAGACTTGGAGATGTCACCGTGGAAGCCGATCATACCCTACGTGAACACGGAATTGAAATTACTGCCTGGTAATGTCGAAACGACGAACAACAAAGTGAATTACAGCAATACGAAACCTGGGGAAGCATTTGTCCCCGAGTCAACGGTGAAAGCTCCTCAGCACACCGTACAAAGTGCAATTCCTGAGTCGACTACGTCGAAAACGTGGCTCCCAGAACCGCCGGAGAACTCTTTCGCGGACGTTCCCGGGATGAGCACGTTCGACACGGGCGACAGCGACTTTCCGCACGACAGAATCGTGCCCCAGGAGATGGTGAACTTCCGGGTGAATGGGAAATTCAAGAACAAGATACCAGGACTAATGGAGGACGGACAGATCTTCACTATGCCTCCGAAAATGGACGAGATCGAGAAACCGGAAATAGAAGTCTCGGGTCAGTTGCCGGCGGAGACGTACGACATCAAGCTTCGAACCTCTGCTCAGCCCGAGAAAATGGAGTTTTCGTTCACTAAACCGTACAGGTCCACCAATGAGAACGAGACCGGATGGAGAGTCCCTAGTTCGCGGATTTCGTACACAAACACGGCAGCTGGACAACAGGAATCTGTCGGTCAATTAGAAAACCTAAAACATAGCCAAAAGACAGTGGACCAAAGTTCTGTTGACACGGAAAAGGAGAATTCGAGTAATTTCATGTCGAGTTCAAGTACTCCCAGGTGGAACGTGCAGAAACCCACCGAACCGAGCGTGGAGTTCACCACGAAAATCTCGAGGGTAGGGGTAGCAGAGCCCGTTCCCGACGCAGACATCGAACTGGAGCCTAGGAATCGATACTCGGACATCCAAGCCGTCACCAAGCACAATAGTAACGCTTTGCAGGACAGAAAGGTTGACAAAACTGCCCAGGAGCCAGTCTACACGAGCTACAAGACACCTGATCTCAACGGTGCTGGCTTCAGGCCGAGTCTAATCGAAAACTCTGGAACGCTGAAACCCTTCAGGCACACGATACCTGTTGACAAAATCGCGTCGGTTGTGAACGATAAAGAGGACACCTTGTCGAAGCAAAAGACCAACGCCGTGACGGACAGTATAATCAACGGCGAGGAGAAATTTGTCGAGGAGGCTCAGAGTACGAGGACTGGGAGCAATTCACAGAAGAATGGGTCGCAAGAGTTGCCGAACCTGGAAAAAGTTGTGGAGATAGAGACATTCTTCGAAGACCAGGGCGGTGGCTTCGAAGCGAATATTCCAGCGGATCACGAAAAGCTCGAGCTGTCCGAACGCGTAACGTCGACGGAATCGAACAGTCAGGGTATGATAGACGACGAGAAATTCTTGAAGATGAGCACGACGGAGGTTTACTCGGAAGTGATTCATCCATCGTATAACAACGTGGACAGACTGATTCTAAAGAACGAAGACACCAAGCAAACGCCACCAGAAAAGATAACGCCGAACGTGTCGAGAAACTCCACCTTCATTGAAATCGACACCCTGAAGCACACTCCTGGAGAAGTCGAAAACAGCAGTTGGTCGGAAAGTAGACCGTCTACAGAAGTCGAATCGGACCTGGCCTCTAATGGAACCATGAATCGACCTGGATCGCTGGAGACCCGGAAGAAGATCTACAACGATACTTTGAAGGCCTACGTGGTGGAAAACTTGGTCACCCTGGCACCTGTCAAGAGTAACACTGCCATTGGCAGACCTGTGAGGCCGAGACCCAAGGTGGATAGCCAGAAAGTATCGAAGAACGTCGAGAAATCCACGAACCGAAGTACGACGGACGATGCCATACTTCTTGAGCAGTTGTTCGGCGTTCAGAATCGCGCTAGGAACACGACAAAACGCGAAAACTCCGGCGACGGATATCCCAGAATAGAACAGATAATAGAAGTGGTGACGTCCATCAGCACTAAAATATCCTCGAACATTAAAGAGAATCCTGTCGTATTGAAACTTGTGGTTACCAATTCCACTTCTCTTCCAGTGATACATTCGGAACTCCAGGAAGAGGAAGCGTCGACTCCGCGAGTATCGGTACAAGAAAAACTTTCCGTGGGTGAGAATCGAGAAGAGAATCGTTCTTTTAAAGACGAAACGGCGGTGGAAGATTCAAACAAAGgagataaaatagaaaagacgCCTTCCTTGACGGGTACGGAGGCGCAAACAATACAGACGTCGGACAGGAAGATCTCCGCGATCGagaatcgatttttgttggaaaaacTGAAACAATTAGCCGAGATAGGAACAGATGACAAGCCAGCGAAGAGCAGCAAGAATCATTCGAGACCGATCGGAACGTCGCAGCCTCACGTTTCGAAGGGACAGGAAACTCGGCCGTTTCTCGACTTTGAGAAGCTGAAGGAAATCGCGGACATCGCCACTGGAAACAAGACCCTCATGAACTCGACCGCGGGGTTCACGATGACTCGCGACGGGGTCGAGATATTCACCAAGATTCTGACCAAGGTCGAAGACCGCGGCGATAAGATGATTTCTACCACAGAGAAAAGTATAGAAACTG ACGATTGTTTCGGTTTCCTATGCAGAGACGGAAAATGTCTGCCCTCCAGCGGCAGATGCAACATGCTGGGTGAATGCTCGAATTCGGAAGACGAAGCCAACTGCACGTGCGCCGACTTTTTAAAAGCGCAGCTCCTCCACCAGAAAATTTGCGACGGTGTGGCCGACTGCTGGGACTATTCGGACGAAACAGACTGCG ACTGGTGCGAGGAGGGGCAATTCGTTTGCGGTAACAGCCGATCTTGCGTGGATCAAGACAAGGTGTGCAATGGCTTCGCGGACTGCCCCGAAGGAGAGGACGAAAAAAAGTGTGCCGCACTCATAGAAGACGATGCAATACCAAACCACGAGAAAACAAGTGCGTCCTCGAAATATGAGAATAATTTTGAGCCTACCGTGACCGAAGACTACGCACTCCCGCAGGAATATTTTTCCGAAATAGAATCCAGCACTGACAAGGACGTCGTCTTCGATCAAGAAGCAGTCGAGTCTTCCATCTCGGAATCGACGACCATCCGCGCATCCAAGAGCAACGTTCAACTGGACAAAATTATAACCACGAAGAACGAGTCAACGGTTAAAGAAGGAACGGTTTTCGATAATCGTGAGCGATCTAACGCCACTATCCTCGTATCTGGAAGGGAAATATCGTCAAACACGAAAGATGTTTTGGCTCACGGGAACTCGATCCATGTGAATACGAAAAATAACGAGGCTATGACCACGAACAATGTCAAGAAGgaaattaacaattacaacGAAAAGGGTTACATAAACATACGAAAGAACGGGAAATGGGGGAAATTGTGTTTAAGCGGGATGGATGATCTGTTGCAAGAGAGACAGGCTACCTGGACCATCGAAGATCTTGGCAGAGCGGTTTGCAAGGCGATTACGTATCA AGATTACGAGACAGTCGAAAAGGTATTGGACGAAAGGCCAACGTCCAGTCGCTCGTATTACACGTTGTCGTACAACGAGAAATCTCTGGACAAAACGATCCTGACTTTCAAACCATCCGAATGCCCGAGCGGCGAGATTCTCAGGGTCAAGTGCAAGAACCTTGAGTGCGGAATAAGAACGCAGGCACCATCGCAGGCCAG ATCGAATGTTTCTCGACGTTCCAGGATAGTCGGAGGTGGTAGCTCTTCGGCTGGAAGTTGGCCGTGGCAAGTGGCTCTCTACAAGGAAGGTGATTATCAATGCGGCGGTGCTCTCATCAGCGACAGATGGGTCGTATCCGCAGCGCATTGCTTTTATCA TGCTCAAGATAAATATTGGGTGGCTAGAATCGGAGCAACGCGTCGGGGGAGTTTCCCGAGTCCTTACGAACAAGTGTTACGTTTGGACCACATATCCTTGCATCCCGAGTACATTGACAACGGATTTATAAACGATATAGCGATGCTGAGGCTCGAAGAGCAGGTGGTATTCAGCGACTACGTTAGACCGATATGTCTTCCTGAAACAGAGCCAAAAAGTGGTACTATGTGTACCGTGACGGGATGGGGACAACTGTTTGAGATTGGAAGAATATTTC cgGATACGTTGCAAGAGGTACAACTACCTGTAATCTCGACGGAGGAGTGTCGAAGGAAGACTCTGTTCCTTCCTTTATACAGGATCACATCGGGAATGCTGTGCGCAGGATTACAGAATGGAGGAAGAGATGCTTGTTTAGGAGACAGTGGTGGACCTCTGGTTTGCTCGGGATCGGACAACAAGTACACTCTTCATG GTATTACTTCGAACGGTTACGGTTGCGCAAGACCAGGGAGACCTGGAGTCTACACGAAAGTTCATCATTACCTCCCTTGGATGGAGCATACAATTTCGAGAAAAGACATACGATCATCGATAGCGTCCTGCAAGGGCCATCGATGTCCACTTGGTGAATGTTTACCAAAATCTCGAGTAtgcaatgaatttttagaatgCTCGGACGGTAGCAATGAACGTAATTGTCCTGTTAACTTATAA